The following are encoded together in the Penaeus monodon isolate SGIC_2016 chromosome 44, NSTDA_Pmon_1, whole genome shotgun sequence genome:
- the LOC119568468 gene encoding uncharacterized protein LOC119568468 — protein MSFSILELVKTAKDAGLSTEDINVLVSREEERYNKESEREERQREREFKKAELELKKLEIESAEASKRREHELELARIKGEAGEHTTGNNSVFPDLKLPNFSEGKDDISDYLTRFERIADLQGWKINNYHVYLGAHLTGKALKTYTSLHEEVLCDYSLLKEALLKTYCLDADSYRKKFRESKVGDSETYMQLITRMEQYLKNWIALSEVEEDFDKLCEFLIRDQLLTNCPADLRIFLKERLFDSTLEMAQAADRFRAAHRRPKTFRNFQGKEESERSESKSNLVCHNCRLTGHIRPNCPELKGIAKTKSSRVNFVFETDLTPQNSITAKAVLFNKTVNALLDSGCSTIIVKDSLVPSCVKKRRMVTLYDYLGVGRSFPEIRCHVKCEFFTGWVSAVAAPIKFTDVLIGLIPGVKRPMLNVSGTSTDANDHDNIHKDASGEIVMEVQTRKDKGKLILLL, from the coding sequence ATGTCTTTCAGTATACTAGAATTGGTTAAGACTGCCAAGGATGCGGGACTTTCGACGGAAGATATCAATGTTCTTGTTTCTCGTGAAGAAGAGAGGTACAATAAGGAAAGTgagcgagaggagagacagagggaaagagaatttaAGAAAGCAGAACTGGAATTAAAGAAATTAGAGATTGAATCGGCAGAAGCGAGCAAACGGCGCGAGCACGAGTTAGAGCTAGCTAGGATTAAGGGTGAAGCTGGTGAGCATACGACGGGGAACAATTCTGTATTTCCGGACTTAAAGCTGCCTAATTTTAGTGAAGGTAAAGACGATATTAGCGATTACCTTACACGCTTTGAGAGAATTGCCGATCTACAGGGATGGAAGATTAATAATTACCACGTTTACTTAGGTGCTCACTTGACGGGTAAAGCTTTGAAGACTTACACTAGTTTACACGAGGAAGTTTTGTGCGATTATTCCCTACTTAAGGAAGCTCTATTAAAGACTTATTGTTTAGATGCGGATTCATATCGGAAGAAATTTCGGGAAAGTAAAGTAGGCGACAGCGAGACGTATATGCAGCTGATAACTCGGATGGAACAatatttaaagaactggatagcATTGAGTGAAGTAGAAGAGGATTTTGACAAATTATGCGAATTCTTAATAAGAGATCAGTTATTAACAAACTGCCCAGCTGATCTACGAATATTCTTGAAGGAGAGATTATTTGACAGTACTCTAGAAATGGCACAAGCTGCCGATAGATTTCGGGCTGCTCATCGGCGACCGAAAACTTTCAGAAATTTTCAGGGTAAAGAAGAAAGCGAGAGGTCCGAGTCAAAATCTAACTTAGTTTGTCACAACTGCAGACTTACGGGTCATATTCGCCCTAACTGTCCCGAACTAAAGGGTATTGCGAAGACTAAATCTAGCAGAGTGAATTTCGTTTTCGAAACCGATCTCACACCGCAGAATAGCATCACCGCAAAAGCCGTTTTATTTAACAAGACCGTGAATGCTCTTCTAGACTCCGGCTGCTCAACCATCATTGTTAAGGATTCCCTTGTTCCTTCTTGCGTTAAGAAGAGAAGGATGGTTACGCTTTATGACTACCTAGGAGTAGGTCGATCATTTCCCGAGATCAGGTGTCACGTAAAGTGTGAATTCTTCACCGGGTGGGTCAGCGCCGTCGCAGCCCCGATTAAATTTACCGACGTGCTGATAGGTTTGATTCCGGGAGTGAAGCGACCGATGCTGAACGTGTCCGGGACGTCTACGGATGCTAACGACCATGATAATATCCATAAAGATGCGTCTGGAGAAATCGTAATGGAAGTTCAGACGAGGAAGGATAAAGGCAAACTAATCTTGCTCCTTTAG